In one Roseburia intestinalis L1-82 genomic region, the following are encoded:
- the uxuA gene encoding mannonate dehydratase has protein sequence MQMGFRWYGEGNDKISLADIKQIPGVTSIVWALHHKLPGEVWTVEEIAEVQKQLEPYGFNMDVVESVNVHDDIKIGLPSRDQYIENYIQTIKNLSKFGVKVICYNFMPIFDWTRTDLFHPVGDGSTALYYEAGKIHDDPKEMADYILNNLHGMTFPGWEPERMEKLDELFAAYKPVTKEVLWENLKYFLEALMPTCKECDIKMAIHMDDPPWDIFGLPRLLTCEENIDRFLKMVDNPYNCLTLCSGSLNADPGNNVADIVRKHCDRIAFAHIRNVKHFPNGDFSEASHRDCDGDTGILDILKAYHDCGFEGYIRPDHGRHLWGEKPGNVRPGYGLYDRALGIMYMLGVWDMLDKLDGNK, from the coding sequence ATGCAGATGGGTTTCCGCTGGTATGGCGAGGGTAATGACAAGATCAGCCTTGCTGATATCAAACAGATTCCAGGTGTGACGAGCATCGTGTGGGCACTGCATCATAAACTGCCGGGAGAAGTGTGGACGGTAGAAGAGATTGCAGAAGTGCAGAAACAGCTTGAGCCATATGGTTTTAATATGGACGTTGTGGAATCTGTTAATGTACATGATGATATCAAGATCGGACTTCCAAGCCGTGACCAGTATATTGAAAACTACATCCAGACAATTAAGAACCTTTCCAAATTCGGTGTCAAGGTTATCTGCTATAATTTTATGCCGATCTTTGACTGGACGCGCACGGATTTATTTCATCCGGTAGGAGATGGTTCGACAGCACTTTATTACGAAGCAGGCAAGATCCATGATGATCCGAAAGAAATGGCAGACTATATTTTAAATAATTTACATGGAATGACATTTCCAGGCTGGGAGCCGGAACGTATGGAGAAACTGGACGAGCTTTTTGCAGCTTACAAGCCTGTGACAAAAGAAGTATTGTGGGAAAACTTAAAATATTTTCTTGAAGCGCTTATGCCGACCTGTAAAGAATGCGATATCAAAATGGCAATCCACATGGATGATCCGCCATGGGATATTTTCGGACTTCCACGTCTTCTGACCTGCGAGGAAAATATTGACCGTTTCTTAAAGATGGTTGACAACCCGTACAACTGTCTGACACTGTGCTCAGGGTCTTTGAATGCCGACCCGGGAAACAATGTGGCAGATATTGTCCGCAAGCATTGTGACCGCATTGCATTTGCGCACATCCGCAATGTAAAACATTTTCCGAATGGAGATTTTTCGGAGGCTTCTCATCGTGACTGTGATGGGGATACCGGAATCCTTGACATTTTAAAAGCATACCATGACTGCGGATTTGAGGGTTATATCCGTCCGGATCATGGACGCCACCTCTGGGGTGAAAAGCCGGGCAATGTTCGTCCGGGGTATGGCTTATACGACCGCGCACTGGGTATTATGTATATGCTCGGCGTGTGGGATATGCTCGATAAGCTGGATGGAAATAAATAA
- a CDS encoding AraC family transcriptional regulator: MKYSQMKRFLMEHKDSMKPPYISTLDGILTAGGELIGYQELEMDSPYLDVHEDTSYTKDYVTLHSHEFYELLFCRSGNLQYLIGNTRYQIRKNDIILVPPGTSHRPLFLEQLREPYQRTVLWINNDFFETCKQNFFADTGSSQYAPQKQLPYVIRPEGTLLNQIDQLLAALLYEGSTMRLGSELYRMGLFLQLFCLFYRMNDHPQSDIPKPENTGLLDQILNYIELHLSEDLSLASISAQFMVSQSTVSQLFKKQLDTGFYKIVTQRRLIESKNLINSGFPLKEVAEQCGFCDYSVFYKAFVKEYGISPRSFRTREKETHDFY, translated from the coding sequence ATGAAATATAGCCAAATGAAACGTTTTTTAATGGAACATAAGGATTCGATGAAGCCTCCGTATATTTCCACGCTCGATGGCATCCTGACTGCCGGTGGGGAATTGATCGGATACCAGGAACTGGAAATGGACAGCCCCTATCTGGATGTGCATGAGGATACCAGTTACACGAAAGACTATGTAACCCTCCACAGCCACGAGTTTTACGAACTTCTTTTCTGCCGCAGTGGAAACTTGCAATATCTCATTGGAAACACCCGTTACCAGATCCGCAAAAATGATATCATCCTCGTTCCCCCCGGCACCAGCCACCGCCCTTTATTTTTAGAGCAGCTTCGGGAACCCTATCAGAGAACCGTACTCTGGATCAACAACGATTTTTTTGAGACCTGTAAGCAGAACTTCTTTGCGGATACAGGCTCCTCCCAATATGCACCACAAAAGCAGCTCCCCTATGTCATCCGCCCGGAAGGAACACTCTTAAACCAGATCGACCAGCTTCTGGCTGCACTGTTGTACGAGGGTTCCACCATGCGTCTTGGAAGCGAGCTCTACCGCATGGGGCTTTTTCTGCAGTTGTTCTGTCTGTTTTACCGTATGAACGACCATCCGCAGTCAGACATCCCCAAACCGGAGAATACAGGCCTGTTAGACCAGATTCTCAACTACATTGAATTGCATTTATCCGAAGACCTCAGCCTCGCATCTATTTCAGCGCAGTTTATGGTAAGCCAGTCGACAGTAAGCCAGCTTTTTAAAAAGCAGCTTGACACCGGCTTTTACAAAATCGTTACCCAGCGGAGACTGATCGAATCTAAAAATCTGATCAATTCCGGCTTTCCATTGAAAGAAGTTGCCGAACAGTGCGGCTTTTGTGATTATTCTGTTTTTTACAAAGCGTTTGTGAAAGAATATGGCATCTCTCCACGCAGCTTCCGGACCCGTGAAAAAGAAACGCATGATTTTTACTGA
- a CDS encoding MFS transporter: MNERNVRPFSKRDEIGYVFGDMAGSFVNLFVDAYFLTFCTYVLGISPAWMGSLFLAARLWDAVNDPIMGSFPDRWMLGKSGDKFKPWIKIFMIPLALSGVLCFSKVPFEGVALHAWVAFVYVLYGMSYTGTSMPFGAMASVVSTDPIDRSKLSRARSLGGTFVGIAALSFVPVVCFDSESNIIPERFTLLAVIFGILSVVCYCLLLHLTTERVREEKKQNTEKFNYGNVLKAVVKNRPLIGVMVATIGSMLYITGSNQIRSYVFKEYYGNTSAMTLLSLASVPIIIICFPLVPKLVAKFGKKTTLMFGVISSTVLSVIIFAVKIPNVYVYSVLNVLAMIGQTVFTMLIWALVTDCLDYSEWKFHERSDGSMYSLYTFSRKIGSTIASAGVSFGLQAIGYISGNNVVQSDATINNIYMLVALIPVLTCVLELIGIGAIFNLDKEQTKEMYAELKQRRE, from the coding sequence ATGAATGAAAGAAATGTAAGACCCTTTTCAAAAAGGGATGAGATCGGATATGTGTTTGGAGATATGGCGGGCAGTTTTGTCAATTTATTTGTAGACGCATATTTTTTGACGTTTTGTACTTATGTGCTGGGAATCAGTCCGGCGTGGATGGGTTCCCTGTTCCTTGCAGCGAGACTCTGGGATGCAGTAAATGACCCGATCATGGGTTCTTTTCCGGACCGTTGGATGCTTGGAAAATCAGGAGATAAATTCAAACCGTGGATTAAAATTTTTATGATACCGCTAGCGTTGTCAGGTGTGCTTTGTTTTTCCAAAGTGCCGTTTGAAGGTGTTGCACTTCATGCGTGGGTCGCTTTTGTGTATGTCTTATATGGAATGAGCTATACCGGAACTTCCATGCCGTTTGGTGCGATGGCAAGTGTGGTCAGCACAGATCCGATTGACCGGAGTAAACTCTCAAGGGCAAGAAGTCTTGGCGGAACATTTGTGGGAATTGCAGCGTTATCCTTTGTGCCGGTAGTCTGTTTTGACAGCGAAAGCAACATTATCCCGGAAAGATTTACACTTCTGGCAGTTATTTTTGGAATTTTAAGTGTGGTCTGCTACTGCCTGCTGTTACATTTAACGACAGAGCGTGTGCGTGAGGAAAAGAAACAGAATACAGAAAAGTTCAATTATGGAAATGTGTTGAAAGCAGTCGTAAAAAATAGGCCACTGATCGGTGTCATGGTTGCAACCATTGGAAGTATGCTCTATATCACCGGTTCAAACCAGATTAGAAGTTATGTATTCAAAGAGTACTATGGAAATACCTCTGCAATGACTCTGCTTAGTCTTGCAAGTGTGCCGATCATTATCATCTGTTTCCCGCTTGTGCCAAAACTGGTTGCAAAGTTTGGAAAGAAAACGACATTGATGTTTGGCGTAATCAGCAGTACCGTGCTCAGTGTAATCATTTTTGCCGTAAAAATACCAAACGTTTATGTTTATTCGGTACTGAATGTACTGGCAATGATCGGACAGACCGTATTTACCATGCTGATCTGGGCGCTTGTCACAGACTGTCTGGATTACAGTGAGTGGAAGTTCCATGAGAGAAGTGATGGCTCGATGTATTCCCTTTATACGTTCAGCCGTAAAATCGGTTCCACCATTGCTTCCGCAGGTGTTTCCTTCGGACTCCAGGCGATCGGATATATTTCTGGAAATAATGTGGTGCAGTCAGATGCAACCATAAACAATATCTACATGTTAGTGGCATTGATCCCGGTGCTGACCTGTGTGCTGGAACTCATTGGTATCGGCGCAATCTTTAATCTGGATAAGGAACAGACCAAAGAAATGTATGCGGAATTAAAACAAAGACGTGAATAG
- a CDS encoding amidohydrolase family protein — translation MKKIDIHLHLTLQQYPKTDTMFLSSAAQMLPHLEELGIEQGIVLSSGEQENEQILVAANEECKRICEQFPKKFHWMCNVDAKNQTDVYKRILACKESGAVGIGELMVNQRLDAPFLQSVFEVAEELKLPVLFHMSPKEGFQYGVVDGPGLPLLEENLKRYKGLKFIGHSQPFWHEISKDAPATPKERMKWGEGAVCPGGRLPYLFETYENLYGDLSANSGGCAIMRDEEFGLAFLEKYQDRLLFGTDMANCEMTFPLGNWLDEQEHAGRLSRSAYEKICRTNAEKLFHL, via the coding sequence TTGAAAAAAATTGATATTCATCTTCATCTGACATTACAGCAGTATCCGAAAACAGATACCATGTTCCTTTCCAGTGCGGCACAGATGCTGCCGCACTTAGAGGAACTTGGAATTGAACAGGGAATCGTGTTATCTTCCGGCGAACAGGAAAATGAGCAGATCCTGGTTGCAGCAAATGAGGAGTGTAAACGCATCTGTGAACAGTTCCCCAAGAAGTTCCACTGGATGTGCAATGTGGATGCAAAAAACCAGACAGATGTGTATAAACGGATCTTAGCCTGTAAAGAGAGCGGTGCGGTCGGAATCGGGGAACTGATGGTAAACCAGAGGCTGGATGCTCCATTTTTACAGAGTGTATTTGAGGTGGCAGAAGAATTAAAATTACCTGTTCTTTTTCACATGAGTCCGAAAGAGGGCTTTCAGTATGGGGTTGTGGACGGGCCGGGGCTCCCGCTGCTGGAGGAAAATTTAAAGCGTTATAAAGGATTAAAGTTCATCGGGCACAGTCAGCCATTCTGGCATGAAATTTCAAAAGATGCACCGGCGACCCCAAAGGAACGGATGAAATGGGGAGAGGGAGCTGTATGTCCCGGCGGCAGACTGCCATATCTGTTTGAAACCTATGAAAATTTATATGGAGATCTGTCCGCAAACAGTGGCGGATGTGCAATCATGCGTGACGAAGAATTTGGGCTGGCTTTTCTGGAAAAATATCAGGACCGGTTGCTGTTTGGAACAGATATGGCAAATTGTGAAATGACATTTCCGCTTGGAAACTGGCTGGATGAGCAGGAACACGCAGGAAGACTCAGCCGGAGTGCCTATGAAAAAATCTGCCGTACAAATGCAGAAAAATTATTTCACTTATAA
- a CDS encoding creatininase family protein: MRTRILPRMLNDEVEEYLSRNDIIIVPVGTVEMHGGFPLDSETTISEAFALEMAEACDGLVLTGLPYFYAGATASGRGTVQVSVREGIDYLMAVANSLLRQGFKRQIYISFHGPAHMTCSPMVRDFFDETGVPILYMDLTMQMMKNARDIFTSMDSFHAITVGAYQKMNRLSDVPLTTEYAHNEPQSCAGFEDIFGLAYQSAAIGYYFGEKKDHMSTPVIADEAARETLAKEGVEIIEKLVERMDMNHIVEQMRELEHYNSEVAKKCPWVPSNTKTER, from the coding sequence ATGAGAACAAGAATATTACCTAGAATGTTAAATGATGAGGTGGAAGAATATCTTTCCAGAAATGACATTATCATTGTACCGGTCGGAACGGTAGAGATGCACGGGGGATTTCCACTGGATTCAGAAACCACCATCAGTGAGGCATTTGCACTGGAGATGGCAGAGGCGTGTGACGGGCTGGTATTGACAGGACTTCCGTATTTTTACGCAGGCGCAACGGCAAGCGGCAGGGGAACCGTCCAGGTGAGTGTGCGGGAAGGAATCGACTATTTGATGGCGGTGGCAAACAGCCTGTTGCGCCAGGGATTCAAACGCCAGATCTACATCAGTTTTCACGGCCCGGCACATATGACATGCAGTCCGATGGTGCGGGATTTCTTTGATGAGACCGGAGTGCCGATTTTATATATGGACCTCACCATGCAGATGATGAAAAATGCAAGGGATATTTTTACATCAATGGACAGTTTCCACGCAATTACAGTGGGAGCTTATCAGAAAATGAACCGATTAAGTGACGTGCCGCTCACAACGGAGTATGCGCATAACGAGCCGCAGTCCTGTGCCGGATTTGAGGATATTTTCGGACTGGCATATCAGAGTGCTGCGATCGGTTATTATTTTGGCGAGAAAAAAGACCACATGAGTACACCGGTCATTGCAGATGAAGCAGCGAGGGAAACACTTGCAAAAGAGGGTGTGGAAATCATTGAAAAATTGGTGGAGCGCATGGATATGAACCATATCGTAGAACAGATGAGGGAATTGGAGCATTATAACAGCGAAGTTGCAAAAAAATGCCCATGGGTTCCCTCTAACACTAAAACAGAGCGGTAG
- a CDS encoding helix-turn-helix transcriptional regulator, with protein MRRQLQSPFNERQYMLSKDFEIYYYNDNHFYGVTDHTHDYYEFYFFLEGNVTISIEKEHHHLKPGDMVFIPPGIHHHVSSVGETLPYQRFVFWISQDYCQKLKELSKDYVYLIEHAQDTHHFIYHYDVVAFNALSAKIFRLIEEIHADRFGKAAKIELCVNDLMLHINRAVYEAEHPAARKDASGLYDGILQYIESHLDEDLSLDSLSKAFFVSKYHISHIFKDNFGISVHQYITKKRLSMCRDAILSNENITKIYLMYGFKDYTSFFRAFKKEYGISPKEYKELYAQKPQ; from the coding sequence ATGCGCAGACAGTTACAGTCTCCTTTTAATGAACGACAGTATATGCTGTCCAAAGATTTTGAAATTTACTATTATAATGACAACCACTTTTATGGCGTGACAGATCACACCCACGATTACTATGAATTCTATTTTTTTCTGGAGGGAAATGTAACGATCTCCATTGAAAAGGAACATCATCATCTGAAACCGGGGGATATGGTCTTCATTCCCCCTGGTATTCACCACCATGTGTCCAGTGTGGGGGAAACACTTCCCTATCAGCGTTTTGTTTTCTGGATCAGTCAGGATTACTGTCAGAAACTGAAAGAATTGTCCAAAGACTATGTTTATCTGATCGAACATGCACAGGATACCCATCATTTTATTTATCACTATGATGTCGTGGCTTTCAATGCGCTTTCCGCAAAGATTTTCCGGCTGATCGAGGAGATCCATGCGGACCGTTTTGGAAAAGCTGCCAAGATCGAGCTCTGCGTGAACGATCTGATGCTCCACATCAACCGGGCTGTCTATGAGGCAGAACATCCTGCAGCCCGCAAAGATGCCTCTGGTCTGTATGACGGCATCCTGCAATACATTGAGTCCCATCTGGATGAGGATCTCTCCTTAGACAGCCTCTCCAAAGCTTTTTTTGTGAGCAAATACCATATTTCCCATATTTTTAAGGATAACTTTGGAATATCCGTCCATCAGTATATTACTAAAAAAAGGTTATCCATGTGCAGGGATGCCATTCTCAGCAATGAAAATATCACAAAAATCTACCTGATGTACGGATTCAAAGATTACACCAGTTTTTTTCGTGCATTCAAAAAAGAGTATGGCATCTCACCCAAAGAATATAAGGAACTTTATGCGCAGAAACCGCAGTAG
- a CDS encoding mannitol dehydrogenase family protein, translating to MELSTLGLKDRAQWEAKGYQLPQFDRAAVTEATRENPCWIHFGAGNIFRAFQANVMQNILNRGEMETGLIVAEGFDYEIIEKMNRPHDDYSILVTLKADGSVEKTVVGSVVESCILDSENEGEYGRLKEIFCKQSLQMVSFTITEKGYSLANGKGELLPAVAADFAAGPEKPASYIGKVASLLYTRFKNGQLPIAMVSMDNCSYNGDKLYAAIHTFAEKWAENGLAEKDFVNYINDREKVSFPWSMIDKITPRPDASVEEILKKDEIDGLDPVVTSKNTYVAPFVNAEECEYLVIEDWFPNGRPELEKGGIMFTDRATVDKVEKMKVCTCLNPLHTALAVFGCLLGYTKISDEMKDAELRKMVERIGYTEGLPVVVDPGILDPKEFIDTVLNVRIPNPFMPDTPQRIATDTSQKLAIRFGETVKNYLASKDKDIKNLKLIPLVFAGWLRYLMAVDDNGEKFELSPDPLLETVCPVVAGIKFGDTDVEEMIRPLLTNRAIFGVDLYEAGLAGLTVQYFKELIAGAGAVRATLKKYV from the coding sequence ATGGAATTAAGTACACTTGGTTTAAAAGACAGGGCACAGTGGGAAGCAAAGGGATATCAGCTTCCGCAGTTTGACCGTGCAGCAGTAACAGAGGCAACCAGAGAAAATCCGTGCTGGATTCACTTTGGTGCAGGAAATATTTTCCGTGCATTTCAGGCAAATGTAATGCAGAATATCTTAAACAGAGGGGAAATGGAAACAGGCCTGATCGTAGCGGAAGGTTTTGATTATGAGATCATTGAAAAAATGAACCGTCCGCATGATGATTATTCCATTCTTGTCACATTAAAGGCAGATGGAAGCGTCGAAAAAACAGTTGTCGGTTCTGTTGTGGAGTCCTGTATCCTCGATTCGGAAAATGAGGGCGAGTATGGCAGATTAAAAGAGATTTTCTGCAAACAGTCCTTGCAGATGGTATCCTTTACCATCACAGAAAAGGGATACAGTCTGGCAAACGGAAAAGGAGAACTGCTTCCGGCAGTCGCTGCCGATTTTGCAGCCGGCCCGGAGAAACCTGCAAGCTATATCGGAAAAGTTGCATCTCTTTTATACACACGTTTTAAAAACGGACAGCTTCCGATCGCCATGGTATCCATGGACAACTGCTCCTATAACGGGGATAAATTATATGCGGCAATCCATACATTTGCCGAAAAATGGGCAGAAAACGGTCTTGCAGAGAAAGATTTTGTAAACTATATCAATGACAGGGAAAAGGTTTCGTTCCCATGGTCTATGATCGATAAGATCACGCCGAGACCGGATGCTTCCGTGGAAGAGATCTTAAAGAAAGATGAGATCGATGGGCTTGATCCGGTCGTTACATCCAAAAACACCTATGTAGCTCCATTTGTGAATGCAGAGGAATGTGAATATTTAGTGATCGAGGACTGGTTCCCGAACGGACGCCCGGAGCTGGAAAAGGGCGGCATCATGTTTACCGACCGCGCAACCGTTGACAAGGTGGAAAAAATGAAAGTCTGCACCTGCTTGAATCCGCTTCACACGGCTCTTGCAGTGTTTGGCTGTCTGCTTGGCTACACAAAGATCTCCGATGAAATGAAAGATGCAGAACTTCGGAAAATGGTGGAGAGAATCGGATATACCGAGGGACTTCCGGTCGTTGTAGATCCGGGTATCCTTGATCCGAAAGAGTTTATTGATACCGTGTTAAATGTCCGCATACCAAATCCGTTTATGCCGGATACACCACAGCGTATTGCCACAGATACTTCACAGAAACTTGCGATCCGCTTTGGAGAAACTGTGAAAAATTATCTTGCATCAAAAGATAAGGATATCAAAAACTTAAAACTCATTCCACTGGTATTTGCGGGATGGCTTCGGTATCTCATGGCAGTTGATGATAATGGCGAAAAATTTGAGTTAAGCCCGGACCCACTGCTTGAGACGGTCTGCCCGGTCGTTGCCGGTATCAAATTTGGTGATACAGATGTGGAAGAAATGATCCGGCCATTGCTGACAAACAGAGCAATCTTTGGCGTGGATCTTTATGAGGCCGGTCTTGCCGGACTGACGGTGCAGTATTTTAAAGAACTGATTGCCGGGGCGGGCGCAGTGCGTGCTACTTTAAAGAAGTATGTATAG
- a CDS encoding DUF4474 domain-containing protein, protein MPDFNVIKIGCIVVILLVLLIAAVIITVKREKSKRKIRRMCDAEKIQLLNELAEPFGFCYVPCEDVFTSREDAWQRKQGYEALYDRAAVGAGMVFDALPIYFDYAGETWLIEFWKGQYGINTGGEVGVYHAGKVVPERYYRIAHFEAVEDQDMPFIQCRLDRRRKKVYFLQKRHWWLTGFGMGTFSRPSDLILVTTIRFQNECMAEAFFEGLKRAKGKIPGNKYRICRNEVYVRMDFCMKHKFCASVWRCMVQAWNCFCCFLYRLFTHPFIAAPDRLLFLYYQLPWCLKHAFRMRGWKHGK, encoded by the coding sequence ATGCCAGATTTTAATGTGATAAAAATTGGATGTATTGTGGTGATCCTGCTTGTTTTACTGATTGCAGCAGTGATCATCACGGTAAAAAGAGAAAAAAGTAAGAGAAAAATACGCCGGATGTGTGATGCAGAGAAAATTCAGCTTCTGAATGAACTCGCAGAACCATTCGGCTTTTGTTATGTGCCGTGTGAAGACGTGTTCACGTCGAGGGAAGATGCGTGGCAGAGAAAACAGGGGTATGAGGCGCTTTACGACAGGGCAGCAGTGGGAGCAGGCATGGTGTTTGATGCACTGCCTATCTATTTTGATTATGCTGGCGAAACCTGGCTGATCGAATTCTGGAAGGGGCAGTATGGCATCAATACCGGAGGAGAGGTTGGCGTATATCATGCGGGAAAGGTCGTCCCGGAACGATATTACAGGATCGCCCATTTTGAGGCGGTGGAAGATCAGGATATGCCGTTTATCCAGTGCAGGCTAGACCGCAGGCGGAAAAAAGTTTATTTCCTGCAGAAGCGGCACTGGTGGCTGACCGGATTTGGGATGGGGACATTTTCGAGACCATCGGATCTGATATTGGTGACGACAATACGGTTTCAGAATGAATGCATGGCAGAAGCATTTTTTGAGGGATTAAAGCGGGCGAAAGGAAAAATACCGGGGAATAAATACCGGATCTGCCGTAATGAAGTTTATGTCAGAATGGATTTCTGTATGAAACACAAATTCTGTGCGTCCGTTTGGCGCTGCATGGTGCAGGCTTGGAACTGTTTCTGCTGTTTCCTTTACCGTCTGTTCACACATCCGTTTATTGCTGCACCTGACCGTCTTTTATTTTTATACTATCAGCTTCCGTGGTGTTTGAAACATGCGTTTCGGATGCGGGGATGGAAGCATGGAAAATAA
- a CDS encoding metallophosphoesterase family protein gives MENKKRYPPFSCQMRIDKALSEAVHLPLNSCSRYIIISDCHRGEGGANDNFLRNQHLYMAALNYYIAHGFTYFELGDGEELWENRHLSRIEESHQDVYCRFETLQKQCRIYRIYGNHNMEMKGMLGEAMILDNCEGGRDICMIHGHQADFFNSVCWKLSRFLVRYFWKPLERFGVSDPTSAARNYKKTLKYEKCLDNWTKEHDCYLAAGHSHRPRLPADGSLYLNAGSCVHPYGITGIEITDMQLTLVKWKMATRPDLSLFVAREVLIGPVGIT, from the coding sequence ATGGAAAATAAGAAAAGATATCCGCCCTTTTCCTGTCAGATGCGGATCGATAAAGCGCTTTCAGAAGCAGTCCATCTTCCGCTTAACAGTTGCAGCCGTTATATCATCATCAGCGACTGCCACCGGGGAGAGGGAGGGGCAAATGATAATTTCTTGAGAAACCAGCATCTGTATATGGCGGCGTTAAACTACTATATCGCGCATGGTTTCACCTATTTTGAACTCGGTGACGGGGAGGAATTGTGGGAAAACAGGCATCTTTCCCGCATTGAGGAGAGTCATCAGGATGTCTACTGCCGGTTTGAAACACTGCAGAAACAGTGCCGGATATACCGCATTTACGGAAATCACAATATGGAAATGAAAGGCATGTTAGGGGAAGCAATGATCTTAGATAACTGTGAGGGAGGCAGGGATATCTGCATGATCCACGGGCATCAGGCAGATTTTTTTAACTCAGTCTGCTGGAAATTATCCCGTTTTCTGGTGCGGTATTTCTGGAAACCGTTAGAGCGTTTTGGCGTCAGTGATCCGACGAGTGCGGCGCGGAATTATAAAAAGACCTTAAAATATGAAAAATGTTTAGATAACTGGACAAAAGAGCATGACTGCTATCTGGCGGCCGGACATTCCCACCGTCCAAGGCTGCCGGCAGACGGCAGTCTGTACCTGAATGCCGGGAGCTGCGTGCATCCGTATGGCATTACCGGAATTGAAATCACAGATATGCAGCTTACACTGGTGAAATGGAAGATGGCGACGAGACCGGATCTGTCGCTTTTTGTAGCGCGCGAAGTGCTGATAGGACCGGTTGGTATTACCTGA
- a CDS encoding aspartate kinase — MIKVVKFGGSSLASAEQFAKVGKIINADKERRYVVPSAPGKRNSKDTKVTDMLYACYDLVEADEDFRVPLMKIKDRYDTIINGLNLKLSLEDEFKKIAENFKNKAGVDYAASRGEYLNGIIMANYLGYEFVDAAEVIFFDKEGNFDAEKTDKVLSKRLAKIERAVIPGFYGANPDGSVRTFSRGGSDITGSIVSRAVHATCYENWTDVSGFLVADPRIIDHPETIKTITYRELRELSYMGASVLHEDAVFPVRKAGIPINIRNTNAPEDAGTWIVESTCHQSKYTITGIAGKKGFVSVNIDKDMMNAEVGFGRKVLSAFEENGISFEHMPSGIDTMTIFVHQPEFEGKEQSVISAIHRLAKPDSIELEGDLALIAVVGRGMKSTRGTAGRIFSALAHANINVKMIDQGSSELNIIIGVSNADFENAIRAIYDIFVVTQL; from the coding sequence ATGATTAAAGTTGTGAAATTTGGCGGCAGCTCTCTTGCAAGTGCAGAACAGTTTGCAAAGGTTGGTAAAATTATCAACGCAGATAAAGAGAGAAGATATGTAGTTCCGAGTGCACCGGGAAAAAGAAATTCCAAAGATACCAAGGTTACTGATATGTTATACGCATGTTATGACCTGGTGGAGGCAGATGAAGATTTCCGTGTGCCGCTCATGAAGATCAAGGACCGCTATGACACAATTATCAATGGTCTGAATTTGAAATTATCGTTAGAAGATGAGTTCAAGAAAATCGCAGAGAATTTTAAAAATAAAGCCGGTGTGGATTACGCAGCTTCCCGTGGAGAATATTTAAATGGTATCATCATGGCGAATTACCTTGGCTATGAGTTTGTAGATGCTGCAGAAGTTATTTTCTTTGATAAAGAGGGAAACTTTGATGCAGAAAAGACAGATAAGGTACTCAGTAAACGTCTTGCAAAGATCGAGCGCGCAGTAATTCCAGGATTTTACGGTGCTAATCCGGACGGAAGTGTCCGCACATTTTCAAGAGGCGGTTCTGATATCACCGGATCTATCGTATCAAGAGCCGTACATGCAACCTGTTATGAGAACTGGACAGACGTATCCGGTTTCCTGGTTGCAGATCCAAGGATCATCGACCATCCGGAAACGATCAAGACGATCACTTACCGCGAGTTAAGAGAGCTTTCTTACATGGGAGCAAGCGTACTGCATGAGGATGCGGTATTCCCGGTCCGCAAAGCCGGTATTCCAATCAATATCCGTAACACCAATGCGCCGGAAGATGCAGGAACCTGGATTGTTGAGAGTACCTGTCATCAGTCGAAATACACGATCACGGGTATCGCCGGAAAGAAAGGTTTTGTTTCTGTCAATATTGATAAGGATATGATGAACGCCGAAGTTGGTTTTGGAAGAAAAGTTTTATCCGCATTTGAGGAAAATGGAATTTCATTTGAGCATATGCCATCCGGTATCGATACGATGACGATCTTTGTGCATCAGCCGGAATTTGAGGGCAAAGAGCAGTCTGTGATTTCTGCGATCCATCGTCTTGCAAAACCGGACAGCATTGAGTTAGAGGGAGATCTGGCATTGATCGCAGTCGTTGGACGCGGTATGAAATCTACCCGTGGAACAGCAGGAAGAATTTTCTCCGCACTGGCACATGCAAACATCAATGTTAAGATGATCGATCAGGGATCTTCTGAGTTGAACATTATCATTGGTGTCAGCAATGCAGATTTTGAAAATGCGATCCGTGCGATCTATGATATTTTTGTAGTGACCCAGTTATAA